A single Defluviitalea saccharophila DNA region contains:
- a CDS encoding sensor histidine kinase: protein MKSISQITRRIKSISLHRKIILSYTFFMFFVLVIVGTILYSITTTFIKSEVSDYMSEVLRQINKNIDYTLNDIQKTALIISADRDVQTILKKDKERPIEEFVSDDDFMSEKIYDVIRLRKDIEGFFIFSYNGEIYSSKSLDNSIRSDYVFTSSRWFSMMKSLNLKTLLLPTFQADEVIGTGVPKKVFMYVHEIDDLETGKPIGYIVMYLDMAVFKDVIEKADVEEYENFIILDNNKTILYHTDEQYISTQFRSSYISEVLQNKTGSIVRNEGDQEVLITYNTSQLTNWTIINSIPIIELYSEIKKLQYYTIIFMVVICMLFVSLIGTGISKSITRPLHKLQKFMKLAEEGQFEDTIPVESDDEIGKLSHSFNNMLTKIHDLIKKVYTTELLKTEAELNALQAQINPHFLYNTLQIMDLIAEAEGVETISNICQSLSKIFRYSISQGKEIVPLSMEIEHVKNYVFIQKTRFKDKFDIVYDIHPDLEKYQVIKLIIQPLVENALFHGVERKRGQCTIEVAVKKEEDNLIITVKDDGIGIGEEQLKLLRDSLKGEILHNEIMGLSKRGIGIRNVNARVKLYFGEEYGLYIDSQEYKGTTMTVVLPAIIYKGDDMNVKSHDR from the coding sequence ATGAAATCGATTTCGCAAATTACTCGAAGAATAAAGAGCATCAGTTTACATCGTAAAATCATTTTATCCTACACCTTCTTCATGTTTTTTGTATTGGTAATTGTTGGAACAATCCTGTATAGTATTACGACAACATTTATAAAGTCAGAGGTTTCTGATTATATGTCGGAAGTACTGCGGCAAATCAATAAAAATATTGATTATACATTAAATGATATTCAAAAAACCGCATTGATTATCAGTGCGGACAGGGATGTCCAAACGATCTTAAAAAAAGATAAGGAACGTCCTATTGAAGAATTTGTTTCAGACGATGATTTTATGAGTGAGAAAATCTATGATGTCATTAGGCTTAGAAAGGATATCGAAGGGTTTTTTATTTTTAGTTATAACGGAGAGATCTATAGCAGCAAAAGTCTAGACAATAGTATTCGCTCGGATTATGTATTTACCAGCTCAAGATGGTTTTCCATGATGAAAAGCTTAAATCTTAAAACCCTACTTTTACCTACCTTCCAAGCAGATGAAGTTATTGGCACCGGGGTTCCTAAGAAAGTTTTTATGTATGTCCATGAAATCGATGATTTAGAAACCGGAAAGCCTATTGGATATATAGTCATGTACCTTGATATGGCAGTATTTAAGGATGTCATAGAAAAAGCGGATGTAGAAGAATATGAGAATTTTATTATTCTGGACAATAATAAAACCATTCTTTATCATACAGATGAACAGTATATTTCAACTCAATTCAGAAGCTCATATATAAGTGAAGTCTTGCAAAATAAAACTGGAAGTATCGTACGAAACGAAGGAGATCAGGAAGTTTTAATTACCTATAATACTTCACAGCTCACCAATTGGACGATTATCAACAGTATTCCCATTATAGAATTATACAGTGAAATTAAGAAATTGCAGTATTATACGATAATCTTTATGGTTGTTATCTGCATGCTTTTTGTATCGCTAATTGGTACAGGCATCAGCAAAAGTATAACCAGACCCCTGCATAAGCTTCAAAAGTTTATGAAACTTGCAGAAGAAGGACAGTTTGAAGACACTATTCCAGTTGAAAGCGATGATGAGATTGGGAAGTTAAGTCATAGTTTTAATAACATGCTTACAAAAATTCATGATTTAATCAAAAAGGTATATACAACAGAGCTTTTAAAAACAGAAGCAGAATTAAATGCCCTGCAGGCACAAATTAATCCGCATTTTTTGTATAATACCCTTCAGATCATGGATTTAATTGCTGAAGCGGAAGGGGTAGAAACCATAAGCAATATATGCCAATCCCTTTCAAAAATCTTTAGATACAGTATTAGCCAGGGAAAAGAAATCGTTCCTCTTAGTATGGAAATCGAACATGTGAAAAATTATGTTTTTATACAGAAAACAAGATTTAAAGATAAATTCGATATTGTTTATGACATTCATCCTGATTTAGAGAAATATCAGGTAATAAAACTCATTATTCAGCCTTTAGTGGAAAATGCCTTATTCCATGGGGTTGAACGCAAAAGAGGGCAGTGCACCATAGAAGTAGCCGTTAAAAAAGAAGAAGACAATCTTATTATTACAGTAAAGGATGATGGCATTGGTATAGGGGAAGAACAGTTAAAACTGCTTAGAGACTCTCTAAAAGGTGAGATTCTTCATAATGAAATTATGGGACTTTCAAAAAGAGGTATAGGTATTCGAAATGTCAATGCAAGAGTGAAACTATACTTTGGAGAAGAGTATGGTTTGTATATTGATAGC
- a CDS encoding TetR/AcrR family transcriptional regulator produces the protein MRSLVDSFSLREINYAKTRLNILQVVMNRILEKDFHEITVDEICRYAEISRGTFFNHFATKNHIFKYYIKLWGVQVRLEMEDKSFSNKTVKDKIKFLYHKIVEENKKYPNLFNSYLKEALESNDEIKLTGAELAYRFPNINHEPSKVQQLNDFSLGKTLEELLQEGIQKEEFNKDIHLNYTLLLLISVVFSAVVADHYISEASDLDDYYEYSLNNIFKTLKA, from the coding sequence ATGAGATCACTTGTAGACAGCTTTTCCCTACGAGAAATCAATTATGCAAAAACGAGATTAAACATTTTACAAGTGGTAATGAACAGGATATTAGAAAAAGATTTCCATGAGATTACGGTCGATGAAATTTGTCGATATGCAGAGATATCCAGAGGAACTTTTTTTAATCATTTTGCTACAAAAAATCATATCTTCAAATATTATATTAAATTGTGGGGCGTTCAAGTAAGGCTTGAAATGGAAGATAAATCTTTTTCTAATAAAACAGTAAAAGATAAAATTAAGTTTTTATATCATAAGATTGTTGAAGAAAACAAAAAATATCCTAACCTTTTTAATAGCTATCTAAAAGAGGCTCTAGAATCCAACGATGAGATTAAATTGACGGGTGCCGAGCTTGCCTATCGCTTTCCTAATATAAATCATGAACCTTCAAAAGTACAACAATTAAATGATTTTTCTCTAGGAAAAACGTTAGAAGAACTTTTACAAGAGGGTATTCAAAAAGAAGAATTTAATAAAGACATCCATCTAAACTATACGTTACTACTTTTGATTTCCGTCGTTTTCAGTGCTGTCGTTGCCGATCACTATATATCTGAGGCCAGTGATTTAGATGATTATTATGAATACAGTCTTAACAATATATTTAAAACCCTTAAAGCTTAA
- a CDS encoding MarR family winged helix-turn-helix transcriptional regulator, whose amino-acid sequence MDDVLMEYLTQIISNISENQSAILRERQLDCRLSPNEIRIIEIVGSSNKPKMMKDIAEIMSMTKGGMTFLIDKLEKKGIVRRKQNDFDRRVLHIELTEEGQKIYKEYNRSKYAVLYKWVEDMNDSTKKIMAEEFHKVLKMVE is encoded by the coding sequence ATGGATGATGTATTGATGGAGTATTTGACTCAGATTATTAGTAATATTTCTGAGAATCAAAGTGCTATTCTGAGGGAAAGACAATTAGATTGCAGATTATCCCCAAATGAAATAAGAATTATAGAGATTGTAGGCTCCAGCAATAAACCTAAAATGATGAAAGATATTGCGGAAATTATGTCCATGACTAAGGGCGGAATGACTTTTTTAATTGATAAATTAGAGAAAAAAGGAATCGTTAGAAGGAAGCAAAATGATTTTGACAGAAGAGTTCTACATATAGAATTAACCGAAGAAGGACAAAAAATTTATAAAGAATATAATAGAAGTAAATACGCTGTTTTATATAAATGGGTAGAAGATATGAATGATTCTACTAAAAAAATTATGGCCGAAGAATTTCATAAGGTATTAAAAATGGTAGAGTAG
- a CDS encoding metalloregulator ArsR/SmtB family transcription factor yields the protein MDIKSLEKTAEILKALGHPARLCIVKGLLEHGGCNVSYMQNCIGLPQSTVSQHISKLKAAGIIEGVRSGLEITYKVVDEDVIKIINALFPSEKK from the coding sequence ATGGACATAAAATCCTTGGAAAAAACGGCAGAAATCCTAAAGGCTCTCGGTCATCCGGCGAGACTTTGTATTGTAAAGGGTCTTCTAGAGCACGGTGGATGTAACGTATCTTATATGCAAAACTGTATTGGTCTGCCTCAATCCACTGTATCTCAGCATATATCAAAATTAAAAGCGGCAGGGATCATAGAAGGCGTAAGAAGCGGACTAGAAATTACTTATAAGGTTGTTGATGAGGACGTCATTAAAATCATAAATGCTTTATTTCCTTCAGAAAAAAAATAA